The Herbiconiux sp. SALV-R1 nucleotide sequence CCGCTCTCGACGCGTCGAGCCAGAACGCCGCCGGCCCCGTTCTCGCGAGCGGCCTTCGCGGGTCGCCGCAGGGCGCCACCCTCGCCGCGGGCCTCCCCGAGCACGTCGACGTCGTCAAGGTCTCCCACCACGGATCCGCCGACCAGAGCGACCGTCTCTACGCCCACATCTCCGCCCGCCTCGGACTCATCTCGGTCGGCGCCGACAACACCTACGGCCACCCCACCGATCGCCTGCTCGCCCTCCTCGCCCGCACCGGCACCCAGCCCTTCCGCACCGACACCATGGGCCTCATCACCGTCAGCGTCTCCGGCCCCGCATCCGGCCGCGCCGCCAGCCCACCCACGCTCAGCGTCTGGAGCGAGCGCAGTCCGCCTTAGCGTCTTCGCCGAAAGCCAAGCGAGTCACCACGCCGGGCCGTGCCAGCGGCCCACCGACGCTCAGCGTCTGGAGCGAGCGCCGTCCGGGCCGTGGGCGGCGGTGTCGTGGGTGGCGGATAGGCTGGACAGGTAGCGGAAGAGGGTGTCATGGCGGTCGCACGTGGGGCGAAGGCTCCGGCCAAGTCGGCGGCGAAGGTCGCCATTCCGCAGATCGCGTGGAACGAGGTGCGGCCCGCCTCCGTCGTGCTGGTGTCGGGCACCGAGAGCTTCCTCGCCGACCGGGCCATCCGCCGCCTCCGCGACCTCCTCAAGGCCGAAGACCCGAGCCTGGAGGTCACCGACATCGACGCTGCCTCCTACGCCCCGGGCGAGCTCATGACCCTGGCGAGCCCGTCGCTGTTCGACGAGCCGCGGCTCATCCGTGTGTCGTCGGTCGAGAAGTGCACCGACGCGTTCATCGAAGAGACCCTCGCCTACCTCGCCTACCCGGCCGACGACACCTACCTAGTGCTGCGTCACGGCGGGGGGGTGCGCGGCAAGAAGCTCCTCGAGGGCGTCCGCGCCGCCGCGGGAGTAGCGGTCGAGGTGGTCTGCGCGGAGTTGAAGCGCGACACCGACAAGTACGAGTTCGCCTCGGCCGAGTTCCGGGCGGCCGGCAAGCGTGTCACCCCAGGCGCGCTGCGCGCTCTCGTGTCGGCCTTCACCGACGACCTCGCCGAGCTCTCAGCGGCCTGCAACCAGCTCATCTCCGACACCACGGAGGAGGTCACCGAGGTCACGGTCGAGCGCTACTACGCCGGCCGGGTCGAGACCAACGCGTTCGCCGTCGCCGACTCCGCCCTCGCCGGCCACTACGGCGAGTCGCTCGCGCTCCTGCGCCACGCGCTCGCCTCGGGCGCCGACCCGGTTCCGATGGTCGCGGCCTTCGCGATGAAGCTCCGCACCATGGCCAAGGTGCTCGGCGCGCGCGGTGGCTCGGCACAGCTCGCCGGCCAGCTCGGCATGGCCCCCTGGCAGATCGACCGAGCCCGCCGCGACCTCGCCGGCTGGGACGGCAAGGGCCTCGGCCGCTGCATCCAAGTCCTCGCCGAAACAGACGAGAGCATCAAGGGCGCCGGCCGCGACCCCGTCTTCGCCCTCGAACGCATGATCAGCATCATCTCCGCCCGCGGCACCCTCTAACCCCGCGCCCCACCCCACCCACCCGAGCATCCGGCACCACCGCCCACCCCACCCGTTTCTTACGGACAAAGTCCGTGATAACCGAGTTCTTCACGGACTTTGTCCGTAAGAACGTGCAGCGCCCCCAGCCCCCCCCCCCAAACGCCGAAGGGCCCCACCGGAGTGGGGCCCTTCGGGCGACCGGGCAGGCAGCCCGCCGAGGTCGGCTCAGAGAGCGGCGACCTGCTTGGCGATGGCCGACTTGCGGTTCGCCGCCTGGTTCTTGTGGATGACGCCCTTCGAGGTCGCCTTGTCGAGCTTCTTGCTCGCGACGAGGAGGGCGGCTGCCGCCTTGTCCTTGTCGCCGGCGACGACGGCCTCACGGGTGGCGCGGATGGCGGTCTTGAGCTCGCTCTTGACGGCCTTATTGCGCTCCTGCGCCTTCTTGTTGGTGCCGATGCGCTTGATCTGCGACTTGATGTTTGCCACGGAAATAACCTCTGTATCTGTTCGGATGAGTGCGGTGCGATGACCCGCTGCGGCCGAGCCGCGGAAGGAGCCACTCGCTGTTCGCACCCGTCACATACGTGTGGATGCGTAAGCCAACAGGCAACATTACCAGTTCTCGCGCCTCCCATCAATCTGCGACGGGCTCGCCGTCGCGCGCAGGAGGTACCGTGGAATCCTATGCCACGTCTCGCCCCGCACACCGATTCGGTGCCGCCGTCCGGCATCCGCCGCATCTTCGAGCTCGCCCACGCGCTCGACGACGTCATCCTCCTCGTCATCGGCGAACCCGACGTGCCGGTGGCCCCGGCGATCCTCGCCGAGGGCGCCCAAGCCTGGGCAGACGACGACACCGCCTACACCCCGAACGGTGGCATCACTCCGCTCCGCGAGGCGATCGTGCGCGAGGTCGCCCGCCGCAACGGCATCCACACCGACGTCGAACGCGTCTGGGTGACGAACGGCGCGACGCAGGCCCTCTTCCTCGCCATGTCGCTCGTGCTCGATCCGGGCGACGAGGTGCTCGTGCCCGATCCGGGCTACACGACGTTCACCATGAACGCCCACCTGCTGAACGCCGTCCCGGTGCCCTACCCGCTGCGTCCCGAGAACGACTTCGCGCCCGATCTCGCCGAGCTCGCCCGCCTGGTCACCGACCGCACGCGCCTCCTCGTCGTCAACTCGCCCTCGAACCCCCTCGGCGCCGT carries:
- the holA gene encoding DNA polymerase III subunit delta, which translates into the protein MAVARGAKAPAKSAAKVAIPQIAWNEVRPASVVLVSGTESFLADRAIRRLRDLLKAEDPSLEVTDIDAASYAPGELMTLASPSLFDEPRLIRVSSVEKCTDAFIEETLAYLAYPADDTYLVLRHGGGVRGKKLLEGVRAAAGVAVEVVCAELKRDTDKYEFASAEFRAAGKRVTPGALRALVSAFTDDLAELSAACNQLISDTTEEVTEVTVERYYAGRVETNAFAVADSALAGHYGESLALLRHALASGADPVPMVAAFAMKLRTMAKVLGARGGSAQLAGQLGMAPWQIDRARRDLAGWDGKGLGRCIQVLAETDESIKGAGRDPVFALERMISIISARGTL
- the rpsT gene encoding 30S ribosomal protein S20: MANIKSQIKRIGTNKKAQERNKAVKSELKTAIRATREAVVAGDKDKAAAALLVASKKLDKATSKGVIHKNQAANRKSAIAKQVAAL